The Kozakia baliensis genome includes a region encoding these proteins:
- a CDS encoding beta strand repeat-containing protein, producing the protein MAIVTVVGASGTHVQVTVNGGQTQSLAQDYANNILSASSKGSFSSSFLTAGSNAAPASNASVVQGIITAGGNYTLTGNYTHAAIGANATDEQVQPLLSDAVTINGAGVTASSFNVLASDAAGVTLNVDSQSGAFVSTVGNNTFNAQGKNGNWQVATGDGNDTIYGSNGSNTISGGAGQNHITLGKGTNLVLSQGQDTIDGVDNGSTDTVTLMGGTSQVSLQSNSVIVDTSSKNNISVGDNSSVFGGSASAITFTGNTGLVSGAVGATISAANALQVVHGSDQDISVSGALQFISGTGNTSISAGTATVYGASGLHLMLDSKGETLFTANQPHTTGDEYLDASSSHGTLSAWTGAGNQTIIGGTGADQFVFGTQFDGTTGDSNATVTGGSGADNAFGVLKGHTGGDFTIADFGSAAGNIFFMYNYKPADQAKAIQDLLATATVTGGNTTLQLDNNAKVTFLGVNDLKATNINIS; encoded by the coding sequence ATGGCGATTGTTACCGTCGTTGGCGCATCCGGCACGCATGTTCAGGTTACCGTTAATGGTGGCCAGACGCAGTCGCTTGCGCAGGATTACGCCAACAACATTTTATCCGCCTCATCGAAGGGAAGCTTTTCTAGTTCTTTTCTTACGGCTGGCAGCAATGCAGCTCCGGCTTCGAATGCGAGCGTTGTTCAAGGCATCATCACCGCGGGCGGCAACTATACGCTGACGGGTAACTACACCCATGCTGCTATCGGCGCGAACGCAACGGACGAGCAGGTTCAGCCTCTGCTGTCCGACGCCGTGACGATCAACGGCGCTGGTGTAACGGCATCCAGCTTCAACGTTCTGGCTTCCGATGCGGCAGGCGTTACGCTCAACGTGGATAGCCAGTCGGGCGCTTTCGTAAGCACGGTTGGCAACAATACGTTCAACGCGCAGGGCAAGAACGGCAACTGGCAAGTCGCGACCGGTGACGGCAACGACACCATTTACGGTTCGAATGGTTCTAACACTATTAGCGGCGGCGCGGGCCAGAACCACATCACGCTGGGCAAAGGCACGAATCTCGTTCTGTCGCAAGGTCAGGACACGATCGACGGTGTCGATAATGGCTCGACTGACACCGTGACGCTCATGGGCGGCACGTCGCAGGTTTCGCTGCAGTCCAATTCCGTTATTGTCGATACGTCCAGCAAGAACAACATCTCGGTTGGGGATAACAGCAGCGTCTTCGGCGGTTCGGCTTCGGCAATCACCTTCACGGGTAATACAGGCTTGGTCAGTGGGGCCGTCGGCGCGACGATCTCCGCCGCGAACGCACTGCAGGTCGTTCACGGTAGCGATCAGGATATTAGTGTCAGCGGTGCTCTGCAGTTCATCTCCGGCACGGGCAATACGTCGATCTCCGCTGGAACGGCGACCGTCTATGGTGCGAGCGGGCTGCACCTCATGCTGGACAGCAAGGGCGAGACGCTTTTCACGGCGAACCAGCCTCACACGACCGGGGACGAATATCTCGATGCTTCGTCTTCTCATGGTACGCTGAGCGCTTGGACGGGCGCAGGCAACCAGACCATCATCGGCGGTACGGGAGCGGATCAATTTGTTTTCGGCACGCAGTTCGACGGCACGACCGGCGACAGCAACGCGACCGTTACGGGCGGTTCTGGCGCCGACAACGCCTTCGGTGTTCTCAAGGGCCATACGGGCGGTGATTTCACGATTGCCGACTTCGGAAGCGCCGCGGGCAACATCTTCTTCATGTATAACTACAAGCCGGCTGACCAAGCGAAAGCGATTCAGGACCTGCTTGCTACGGCAACGGTTACGGGCGGCAACACCACGTTGCAGCTTGATAACAACGCCAAGGTGACCTTCTTGGGTGTGAACGACCTGAAGGCAACCAACATCAACATCAGCTAA
- a CDS encoding TlpA disulfide reductase family protein, with protein sequence MKLSLSRRLFGNCLASSFLVTSFSSFADEKSNQESIEHIQRSSSPFLLPPIEIADSSQNPVSLTHWRGKPFLLHLWATWCGPCRQELLEIDRVYYELGETANDIVPIACRSGDAEKIRGYYKQIGITHLPVYTDQGGKIDRDLQKITNIPPAYPTTLIINSQFNVIAQHSEELLWSANGVRNALKNAAL encoded by the coding sequence ATGAAGCTTTCTTTATCTCGCAGATTGTTCGGAAACTGTCTGGCCAGTTCTTTTCTTGTGACCAGCTTCTCTAGTTTCGCCGATGAGAAAAGCAATCAAGAATCTATTGAACATATACAACGAAGTTCTTCACCATTTCTTTTGCCACCGATAGAAATCGCCGATTCATCGCAGAATCCGGTTTCTCTCACACACTGGCGCGGCAAGCCCTTTCTTTTACATCTTTGGGCAACTTGGTGCGGACCATGCCGCCAAGAATTACTTGAAATCGACCGCGTATATTATGAGCTTGGCGAGACCGCGAACGATATTGTTCCCATCGCCTGTCGCAGTGGCGATGCGGAAAAAATTCGGGGTTATTATAAACAAATCGGAATAACGCATTTGCCGGTCTATACCGATCAAGGTGGCAAGATAGACCGCGACCTACAGAAGATCACCAATATTCCGCCCGCCTATCCTACGACTCTGATCATCAATTCACAGTTTAACGTTATTGCCCAACATTCAGAGGAATTACTCTGGTCCGCGAATGGCGTACGCAATGCCCTAAAAAATGCCGCTCTCTAA
- a CDS encoding NAD(+) synthase codes for MRDFHSLYRHGMARMAACTLPITLADPFQNGRAIATQMRECHEAGAAFAVFPELCLSGYAIEDLRQQDALLDAVETALAHLVTDSIGWQCVLVVGAPLRHADRLFNCAVVIHRGAILGVVPKSYLPNYREFYEARQFSPGLGHRGGAIKLNGVEVPFGVDLLFAAEDVPGLTMGVEICEDVWVPAPPSTNLALAGATIIANPSASNVTIGKSDERHLLCRSQSQRSLCAYLYAAAGAGESTTDVAWDGQVSIYEAGRLLEESERFPSAAKCVFADIDLDLLRQERLRMTSFAACAHEAGGALWRRVEFTFSPPLEDIGLRRIVPRFPFVPSDPAHLARDCYEAWTIQVTALSQRLRQSGVRRMVIGVSGGLDSTLALLVAARAADELGWSRKSVAAYTMPGFATGAESRHLAHALMQALDVDAHELDIRPTATQMLETIGHPFAQGEAVHDITFENVQAGLRTDFLFRLANQLGGLVIGTGDLSELALGWCTYGVGDQMSHYNVNAGMPKTLIQHVIRWLAHESELRETVGPVLEQIVSAEITPELVPHDEERNIQRTEDVVGPYGLQDFNLFYTVRYGFKPSKIAFLAEKAWGNIHTGAWPAHFPQDRRTSYDLATIKLWLEVFLKRFFGFSQFKRSAMPNGPKLSAGGSLSPRGDWRAPSDGNANIWLEELRRNVP; via the coding sequence GTGCGTGATTTCCATTCTCTCTATCGTCACGGTATGGCGCGTATGGCCGCCTGCACGTTACCGATCACGCTCGCGGATCCTTTTCAAAACGGGCGCGCCATTGCCACTCAGATGAGGGAATGTCATGAGGCGGGCGCTGCGTTCGCAGTCTTCCCGGAACTCTGCCTTTCCGGCTATGCGATCGAGGATTTGCGGCAGCAGGATGCGTTGTTGGACGCTGTGGAAACGGCGCTCGCGCATCTCGTAACCGATAGCATCGGCTGGCAATGCGTTCTTGTCGTAGGCGCGCCGCTGCGACATGCGGACCGCCTTTTCAACTGCGCCGTCGTCATTCACCGAGGCGCTATTTTGGGTGTCGTGCCCAAATCCTATCTTCCGAATTACCGCGAATTCTATGAGGCGCGTCAGTTTTCTCCTGGTCTTGGGCATCGTGGTGGGGCCATCAAGCTCAACGGTGTCGAAGTACCTTTCGGCGTCGATCTGCTTTTCGCCGCTGAAGACGTTCCTGGCCTCACCATGGGCGTCGAGATTTGCGAGGATGTCTGGGTTCCCGCGCCGCCCAGCACCAATCTGGCTTTGGCAGGGGCGACGATCATCGCCAATCCTTCCGCGAGCAATGTGACGATCGGCAAATCGGACGAACGTCATTTGCTATGCCGGTCCCAATCGCAACGCAGTCTCTGTGCTTATCTTTACGCCGCCGCCGGTGCAGGCGAATCGACGACCGATGTCGCGTGGGATGGTCAGGTTTCCATTTACGAAGCGGGAAGATTGCTGGAGGAATCGGAAAGATTTCCTTCTGCGGCCAAATGCGTTTTTGCCGATATCGATCTTGATCTGCTGCGGCAGGAACGGCTGCGCATGACGAGTTTCGCCGCTTGTGCGCATGAGGCTGGCGGCGCGCTGTGGCGGCGTGTCGAATTCACTTTCTCTCCTCCTCTGGAGGATATCGGATTACGCCGCATCGTGCCGCGCTTTCCCTTCGTGCCATCCGACCCGGCGCATTTGGCGCGGGATTGTTACGAAGCCTGGACGATCCAGGTAACTGCGCTCTCTCAACGGCTACGCCAAAGCGGCGTGCGCCGTATGGTGATCGGCGTTTCCGGCGGGCTGGATTCGACTTTGGCTTTGTTGGTGGCGGCAAGAGCGGCTGACGAGCTAGGCTGGTCGCGCAAAAGCGTTGCGGCTTACACTATGCCGGGCTTTGCCACGGGTGCGGAAAGCCGCCATTTGGCCCACGCGTTGATGCAGGCGCTGGATGTCGATGCGCATGAGTTGGATATTCGCCCAACGGCCACGCAGATGCTTGAAACCATCGGGCATCCTTTTGCACAGGGTGAGGCCGTGCACGACATTACTTTCGAGAATGTGCAGGCTGGCCTCAGGACGGATTTCCTGTTCCGTTTGGCCAACCAGTTAGGTGGCCTCGTTATTGGAACGGGCGATCTATCGGAACTGGCTTTGGGCTGGTGCACCTACGGCGTCGGCGATCAGATGTCTCATTACAACGTTAATGCCGGTATGCCGAAGACACTGATACAGCATGTCATACGCTGGCTGGCGCATGAGAGCGAACTGCGCGAGACAGTGGGGCCGGTGCTGGAGCAGATCGTCAGTGCGGAGATTACGCCCGAACTCGTTCCTCATGACGAGGAGCGCAATATTCAGCGGACGGAAGATGTGGTCGGACCATATGGGTTGCAGGATTTTAACCTGTTTTATACGGTGCGATACGGTTTCAAGCCTTCTAAGATTGCTTTCCTAGCTGAAAAGGCATGGGGGAACATTCATACGGGAGCATGGCCCGCGCATTTCCCGCAGGATCGACGAACATCCTACGATCTTGCCACAATCAAACTCTGGCTTGAGGTTTTCCTCAAACGATTCTTCGGATTCAGCCAGTTCAAACGCTCCGCCATGCCGAACGGTCCGAAATTAAGCGCTGGCGGTAGTTTGTCTCCACGTGGGGATTGGCGGGCGCCTTCGGACGGAAACGCCAACATATGGCTAGAGGAATTGAGGCGTAATGTGCCCTAA
- a CDS encoding DUF1328 domain-containing protein — translation MDLLRWTVVFLILALLAGVLGFGGISADFAYIGKILFFIFLVLLIVSFVLGRGRRM, via the coding sequence ATGGATCTGTTACGTTGGACCGTTGTTTTTCTTATTCTTGCCCTGTTGGCAGGCGTGCTCGGATTCGGTGGGATCTCAGCGGATTTCGCCTATATCGGCAAAATCTTGTTCTTCATCTTCCTGGTTCTACTGATCGTCAGCTTCGTACTGGGGCGTGGGCGACGCATGTGA
- a CDS encoding disulfide bond formation protein B: MLVLASAFALGLTWYAEHILEYVPCELCLLERMPWRILLVLGVLALLIPGRIGFWSAVLSIPVLVIDIGLAILHGGVEHKWWQSPLPSCHAPHFHGGSFRERLLSMPMRPAKPCDDATYLFHLPISMSVLGGLFAFVLLVLISYGIWRERRS; encoded by the coding sequence ATGCTCGTTCTCGCGAGTGCCTTCGCACTCGGGTTGACGTGGTATGCCGAGCATATTCTCGAATATGTTCCTTGCGAGCTTTGTCTGCTCGAGCGCATGCCTTGGCGTATTCTTCTCGTTCTTGGCGTGCTTGCGCTTCTTATTCCTGGAAGAATAGGCTTTTGGTCGGCCGTTCTTTCCATACCGGTGCTCGTCATCGATATAGGTTTGGCGATTTTGCATGGTGGGGTCGAGCATAAATGGTGGCAAAGTCCTTTGCCGTCATGCCATGCGCCTCATTTTCATGGTGGCTCGTTTCGGGAGCGGCTGTTGAGCATGCCGATGCGCCCCGCCAAGCCTTGTGACGATGCGACGTATCTATTTCATCTGCCTATTTCGATGAGCGTTCTAGGCGGGCTCTTCGCTTTTGTTTTGCTGGTATTGATCAGTTACGGAATTTGGCGGGAGCGCCGTAGCTAA
- a CDS encoding alpha,alpha-trehalose-phosphate synthase (UDP-forming): protein MSRLVVVSNRVPSPRERTQPAGGLTVGVRDAVRGTESLWFGWSGQQRADIAKQKPDLDRVDSVTYATIDLTHEQYERFYENFANGLLWPLCHYRIGIIEFSREDLQVYREVNDMFADHLVPLLREDDTIWIHDYHLFPLGEALRKRGVKAKIGFFLHIPFPPWSVMRVLPCAAQLLHELTAYDLIGVQTEEDVRNLDGCFEICGLNKRAYHFPIGIDPAEFAEQAVQSVMAPEVKRLKDSLRGRKLIIGVDRLDYSKGIPERFHGYEVFLNRYPEHKGEVVLLQVTPVSRAGVGSYQELRRELDELAGHINAMHGNFDWSPIRYLTQSAPRHILAGFHRIADVALVTPLRDGMNLVAKEFIAAQDEHDPGALILSYLAGAAPEMPEALLVNPYDAEDIADALHEALSMTPKERKRRWRVLHDDVTRNTASNWSETFLDMLRDTQPQA from the coding sequence ATGAGCCGATTAGTTGTTGTATCCAATCGTGTTCCGTCGCCACGTGAACGCACGCAACCGGCGGGCGGCCTGACGGTTGGCGTGCGCGATGCGGTGCGCGGAACGGAAAGCCTGTGGTTCGGATGGTCCGGCCAGCAGCGCGCGGACATTGCCAAGCAGAAGCCGGACCTTGATCGCGTCGATAGCGTGACGTATGCGACGATCGATCTGACCCATGAGCAATATGAGCGGTTCTACGAGAATTTCGCGAATGGTCTGCTCTGGCCTCTTTGCCATTATCGTATCGGGATTATCGAGTTCAGCCGCGAAGATCTACAAGTCTATCGCGAAGTCAACGATATGTTCGCCGATCATCTCGTGCCGCTGCTGCGCGAGGACGATACGATCTGGATTCACGACTACCATCTTTTCCCTTTGGGTGAAGCACTGCGTAAGCGTGGCGTGAAAGCCAAGATCGGCTTTTTCCTTCATATTCCGTTCCCGCCATGGAGCGTGATGCGTGTTCTGCCTTGCGCGGCGCAATTGCTGCATGAATTGACGGCATACGATCTGATCGGCGTTCAGACGGAAGAGGACGTCCGCAATCTGGATGGCTGCTTCGAGATCTGTGGGTTGAACAAGCGCGCCTATCATTTCCCGATCGGGATCGATCCGGCCGAATTTGCCGAGCAGGCCGTCCAAAGTGTTATGGCGCCTGAAGTGAAACGCCTCAAGGACAGTTTGCGCGGCCGCAAGCTGATCATCGGGGTGGACCGTCTGGATTATTCTAAAGGTATTCCCGAACGTTTTCATGGTTATGAAGTGTTTCTCAACCGCTACCCCGAGCATAAGGGCGAAGTGGTTCTTTTGCAGGTGACGCCGGTTTCCCGTGCTGGGGTTGGAAGTTATCAGGAATTGAGACGGGAATTGGATGAGCTGGCGGGTCATATCAACGCCATGCACGGCAATTTCGATTGGTCGCCTATTCGATATCTGACGCAATCCGCACCGCGCCACATCCTTGCGGGCTTCCATCGCATTGCCGACGTCGCTTTGGTGACGCCTTTGCGCGATGGCATGAACCTTGTGGCGAAGGAATTTATCGCGGCCCAGGATGAACACGATCCGGGCGCGCTCATTCTTTCCTATCTCGCCGGGGCCGCGCCGGAAATGCCGGAAGCATTGTTGGTCAATCCATACGATGCGGAAGATATCGCCGATGCATTGCATGAGGCGCTTTCCATGACGCCCAAGGAGCGCAAACGACGCTGGCGCGTGTTGCATGACGATGTGACGCGCAACACGGCATCCAACTGGTCTGAAACCTTTTTGGACATGCTGCGGGATACGCAGCCGCAAGCATGA